One segment of Venenivibrio stagnispumantis DNA contains the following:
- the ftsL gene encoding cell division protein FtsL: MYMILEEIREAKGIGKYIKHIIILFFLLTGLVTYSYINSTIDHKIMQLQQQKSELVAENFRLKQDIAALSSPKRVSDIARNKLQMKNVSYSQVKFIEKQ; encoded by the coding sequence ATGTATATGATATTAGAAGAAATTAGGGAAGCAAAAGGGATTGGTAAATATATAAAGCATATAATTATATTATTTTTTTTACTGACAGGATTAGTTACTTATAGTTATATAAACTCTACCATAGACCACAAAATAATGCAGTTGCAACAACAAAAAAGTGAGCTTGTAGCAGAAAATTTTAGATTAAAACAGGATATTGCTGCTTTATCATCTCCCAAAAGAGTATCAGATATAGCAAGAAATAAACTTCAGATGAAAAATGTTTCTTATTCACAAGTTAAATTTATAGAAAAGCAGTGA
- a CDS encoding peptidoglycan D,D-transpeptidase FtsI family protein, translating to MNNKKAYLFAFFITFGFLAVIGRIIQFQVIQKDELYQYIQKQYFSEENILLPRGTIFDSKGKFVAISIPTITVFVIPKYIKDKDTVARELARIIKIPEENIRDVLYHRKNYTILATNLDKSIKPQLLKLRSDLKEWNIGILENYKRFYPYNEIAGSTIGFTSKKTGIGLEGLEYLLNDKLGGGNVKLSFLKDATGNPITIENLNITKNNLNAVLTIDINLQYMAEEALKQLIEERNPKEAAVLIMNPYTGDIVAVATYPNYNPNNYEKYDNHKNIVFQNSYEIGSLTKPFILAEAIDEGKVNLNEIIDCQNGAIEIDGVKIKDHKKFGLLTPIQIIQHSSNVGTIKIALRLEPIKIYEKLKSLGFGKSTNTFPGETSGKLKIDLRPVNIAYTSIGQSWTASIIQVAVAYSAIANGGYRVKPRLVKGFTDDAGNYVEINNPKTEEKVLSDKSVKILKEILPLVVEEGTARSGKSSFFTIGGKTGTAQKYDPAIKALSNEKYYTWFAGFFPISNPKFVIIVFANEPKKVFEWEHIGGGSVSSTVMKNLIDRVMYYYKEKPDKPTYQNISLSAEQH from the coding sequence GTGAATAACAAAAAAGCATACCTTTTTGCATTTTTTATAACATTTGGATTTTTAGCTGTAATAGGAAGGATAATCCAATTTCAAGTAATACAAAAAGATGAGCTTTATCAATATATTCAAAAGCAGTATTTTTCCGAAGAAAATATCTTACTTCCAAGAGGGACTATATTTGACTCAAAAGGTAAATTTGTTGCCATTAGTATTCCTACAATTACCGTTTTTGTTATTCCTAAGTATATAAAAGATAAAGATACTGTTGCAAGGGAGTTAGCAAGGATTATAAAAATTCCGGAAGAAAATATAAGAGATGTTTTATACCACAGAAAAAATTATACGATTTTAGCAACAAATTTAGATAAATCAATAAAGCCACAGCTTTTGAAACTTCGGTCAGATTTAAAAGAATGGAATATAGGTATATTGGAAAATTATAAGAGATTTTATCCGTATAATGAGATTGCTGGTTCTACAATAGGCTTTACCAGTAAAAAGACCGGTATAGGTTTAGAAGGTTTAGAATATTTGCTTAATGATAAACTCGGTGGTGGAAATGTTAAATTATCATTTTTAAAAGATGCTACCGGAAATCCTATAACAATTGAAAATTTAAATATAACTAAAAATAATTTAAATGCTGTTTTAACAATTGATATTAATCTTCAGTATATGGCAGAAGAAGCTTTAAAACAACTGATAGAAGAAAGAAATCCAAAAGAAGCAGCAGTTTTAATAATGAATCCATATACAGGTGATATTGTAGCAGTTGCAACTTATCCAAATTATAACCCGAATAATTATGAAAAATATGATAATCATAAAAATATAGTTTTCCAAAATAGTTATGAAATAGGCTCACTTACAAAACCTTTTATACTTGCAGAAGCAATAGATGAAGGAAAGGTAAATTTAAATGAAATTATAGATTGCCAAAATGGAGCAATAGAAATAGATGGAGTAAAAATAAAAGACCATAAGAAATTTGGATTGTTAACACCTATTCAGATAATTCAACATTCCTCAAATGTAGGAACAATAAAAATAGCTTTAAGATTAGAACCTATAAAAATTTATGAAAAATTAAAATCCCTTGGTTTTGGTAAATCTACAAATACTTTTCCTGGAGAAACCTCAGGTAAATTAAAAATAGATTTAAGACCGGTAAATATAGCTTACACATCTATAGGCCAGTCGTGGACTGCTTCAATTATTCAGGTTGCAGTAGCATACTCTGCAATAGCCAATGGTGGTTATAGGGTAAAACCAAGATTAGTAAAAGGTTTTACTGATGATGCCGGTAATTATGTAGAGATAAATAATCCAAAAACAGAAGAAAAAGTTTTATCTGATAAAAGTGTAAAAATATTAAAAGAGATACTTCCTCTTGTTGTAGAAGAGGGAACTGCAAGAAGTGGAAAATCTTCTTTCTTTACAATTGGTGGTAAAACCGGAACAGCACAAAAGTATGACCCTGCTATAAAAGCATTATCTAATGAAAAATATTACACATGGTTTGCAGGATTTTTCCCTATCTCTAATCCCAAATTTGTTATTATAGTTTTTGCAAATGAACCTAAAAAAGTTTTTGAATGGGAACATATAGGTGGTGGTAGTGTATCTTCTACAGTTATGAAAAATTTAATTGATAGAGTAATGTATTATTATAAAGAAAAACCGGATAAACCTACTTATCAAAATATTTCTTTATCTGCTGAGCAACATTAA
- the uvrC gene encoding excinuclease ABC subunit UvrC has translation MDKEKLFKIIENAPEESGVYLFKDKNKNPIYIGKAVNIKNRLKNHLNQIKLDIKEERIFSESSFIDWIITSSEYEAFILENELIKQYKPKYNVRLKSGSGYPMLVITNEEYPTVKISRKYGEIEGEYFGPFLSMRNAKAMKELIHKLFKLRTCENMPTKPTLCFDYHLGLCSGPCAFKISKNEYKSDVKTAKNFLSGNVKTAIFDLYERLEDYTKKMMFEKAAIIRDQIKAIENVVKKQEIVGFDIKEADIFYFTGKSVILVIIRGHKIVGKEELEITTYFLDEDFEISVISDYYNKGNFIPENIIINKDFEGILFLKQWLSRKSSKNISISTQIDKQIEEFLKRNLNITTDNLKDIFKKVFNFDLPERIECFDISTLAGQFTVGSCVVWKDGKMDKKEYRRFKIKTVEGIDDYASLEEVLRRRFSKYKQMENPPKLVLIDGGLGQLSIGIKVKKELNLDFLRIFSIAKKEEILYTEDGKSIKLFDYQPLLMLFTKLRDEAHRFALSYNRKLREKEGLKSVLDEIKGIGKKRKEVLYRTYKTIDNILKADEDELLKLGIPFNVAQQIKKYFDK, from the coding sequence ATGGATAAAGAGAAATTATTTAAAATTATAGAAAATGCACCGGAAGAAAGCGGAGTTTATCTATTTAAAGATAAAAACAAAAATCCAATATATATAGGAAAAGCAGTAAATATAAAAAATAGATTAAAAAATCATTTAAATCAGATAAAATTAGATATTAAAGAAGAAAGAATTTTTTCTGAAAGTAGCTTTATAGATTGGATAATAACAAGCTCAGAATATGAAGCATTTATTCTTGAAAATGAACTTATAAAACAGTATAAACCTAAATATAATGTAAGGCTAAAATCCGGAAGTGGTTACCCTATGCTTGTTATCACAAATGAAGAATATCCTACTGTAAAAATAAGTAGAAAATACGGAGAAATTGAAGGAGAATATTTTGGCCCATTTTTATCAATGAGAAATGCAAAAGCAATGAAAGAGCTTATCCATAAATTATTTAAATTAAGAACCTGTGAAAATATGCCAACTAAACCAACTTTATGTTTTGATTATCATCTTGGATTATGTTCTGGACCCTGTGCCTTTAAAATAAGCAAAAATGAGTATAAATCAGATGTTAAAACTGCAAAAAATTTTTTATCCGGTAATGTAAAAACAGCCATATTTGATTTATACGAGAGATTAGAAGATTACACAAAAAAAATGATGTTTGAAAAAGCAGCAATTATAAGAGACCAGATAAAAGCAATTGAAAATGTTGTGAAAAAACAGGAAATCGTAGGATTTGATATAAAAGAAGCTGATATTTTTTATTTCACCGGAAAATCAGTTATATTAGTTATAATCAGAGGACATAAAATAGTAGGCAAAGAAGAGCTTGAAATTACCACGTATTTCTTAGATGAAGATTTTGAAATATCTGTAATTTCAGATTATTACAATAAAGGTAATTTTATACCGGAAAATATTATTATAAATAAAGATTTTGAAGGAATATTATTTTTAAAGCAGTGGCTTTCAAGAAAAAGTTCCAAAAATATATCAATATCTACACAGATTGATAAACAGATAGAAGAATTTCTAAAAAGAAATCTAAATATAACAACAGACAATCTAAAAGATATATTTAAAAAAGTGTTTAATTTTGATTTACCGGAAAGAATAGAATGTTTTGATATATCTACTTTAGCCGGACAATTTACGGTAGGCTCCTGTGTAGTATGGAAAGATGGAAAAATGGATAAAAAAGAGTATAGAAGATTTAAAATAAAAACAGTTGAAGGAATAGATGATTATGCTTCATTGGAAGAAGTTTTAAGAAGAAGATTTAGCAAATACAAACAGATGGAAAACCCACCGAAGTTAGTCTTAATAGATGGTGGATTAGGACAACTTTCAATAGGAATAAAAGTAAAAAAAGAGCTAAATTTAGATTTTCTAAGGATATTTTCAATTGCCAAGAAAGAAGAGATATTATATACAGAAGATGGTAAATCTATAAAGCTTTTTGATTACCAGCCACTTTTAATGTTATTTACAAAACTAAGAGATGAAGCTCACAGATTTGCTTTAAGTTATAATAGAAAGTTAAGAGAAAAAGAAGGCTTAAAATCTGTTCTTGATGAAATAAAAGGGATAGGAAAAAAAAGAAAAGAAGTTTTATACAGAACCTATAAAACGATTGATAATATTCTTAAAGCAGATGAAGATGAACTTTTAAAACTTGGAATACCTTTTAATGTTGCTCAGCAGATAAAGAAATATTTTGATAAGTAG
- a CDS encoding outer membrane lipoprotein carrier protein LolA, whose amino-acid sequence MKKIIFFILFPFFVFASVIDDLDKIIKSNKSIQGEFVQKSYISGFNQPEIFKGEIYITKPDKIKIIYKEPLYQQIYVDSKKFIVYTPSEKQAVISKKNDDLIIVDIFEIMIGNKNLKDILNIKKEISENNHYKIQAVPKNNRDIKLLTFIFSKEDMKLKTVEALDNEDNKVVIEFSKFNYLNKDLNLKIDIPKDVNIVNY is encoded by the coding sequence ATGAAAAAGATTATCTTTTTTATACTTTTTCCTTTTTTTGTTTTTGCCTCTGTAATAGATGATTTAGATAAAATCATAAAAAGCAATAAATCTATACAAGGAGAGTTTGTCCAGAAAAGTTATATATCCGGATTTAATCAACCTGAAATATTTAAAGGTGAAATATATATAACAAAACCGGATAAAATAAAAATAATATACAAAGAGCCTTTATATCAGCAAATTTATGTAGATAGTAAAAAATTTATAGTATATACACCTTCAGAAAAACAGGCAGTTATATCCAAAAAAAATGATGATTTAATTATAGTAGATATATTTGAAATAATGATTGGCAATAAAAATCTAAAAGATATTTTGAATATAAAAAAAGAAATATCTGAAAACAATCATTATAAAATTCAGGCAGTTCCAAAAAATAACAGAGATATAAAGTTATTAACTTTTATCTTTTCAAAAGAAGATATGAAACTAAAAACAGTAGAAGCCTTAGATAATGAAGATAATAAAGTTGTTATAGAATTTTCTAAATTTAATTATCTAAATAAAGATTTAAATCTAAAAATTGATATTCCAAAAGATGTAAATATCGTTAATTATTAA
- a CDS encoding tetratricopeptide repeat protein codes for MHLLNGDIVSAEKIYNYLLEKYPENRKVILETAKFLIKQNKLQEAENLLSKIKEYEREHFSQAQAIKELITFKKECYNQDIKSDLDMLFSQASCFVLEENYEEALKLFLEIVKKDRKYKDDGARKAMISIFNLLGESHPLTKEYRKKLSMVLY; via the coding sequence ATGCATTTATTAAATGGCGATATTGTGTCGGCAGAAAAGATTTATAACTATCTTCTTGAAAAATATCCGGAAAACAGAAAAGTAATCCTTGAAACCGCAAAATTTTTAATAAAGCAAAACAAACTACAAGAAGCAGAAAACCTACTTTCCAAAATAAAAGAGTATGAAAGAGAACATTTCTCACAAGCACAGGCAATAAAAGAATTAATTACGTTTAAAAAAGAATGCTATAACCAAGATATAAAATCAGATTTAGATATGTTATTTAGTCAAGCTTCTTGTTTTGTTTTAGAAGAAAATTATGAAGAAGCATTAAAATTATTCTTGGAAATTGTGAAAAAGGATAGAAAATATAAAGATGATGGAGCAAGAAAAGCAATGATATCAATATTTAATCTTCTTGGAGAAAGCCATCCATTAACAAAAGAATACAGAAAAAAATTATCAATGGTGCTATATTGA
- a CDS encoding succinate dehydrogenase/fumarate reductase iron-sulfur subunit, producing the protein MIVKIKRFDGNTERIDTFDIDIEERTTILEVLEKIKNYFEPSLSYRAQCRASICGTCAVKVNDTHILACKTKAKDMAKDNTIFIEPVSNLPVIKDLVVEQSIFYIDKLKKAKPWFEPKEQFEPVYPKDLEIYDKETDCILCGICYNVCPAVNTDKEFSPINFVKIFRFWKDKNDKLQDERVIIANENHITSCIHCKYCSLSCPKNIPVETDILQIEFYGKQKGYIQQQNQGFGFGFGF; encoded by the coding sequence ATGATAGTTAAGATAAAAAGATTTGATGGTAATACTGAAAGAATAGATACATTTGATATAGATATAGAAGAAAGAACAACTATTTTAGAGGTGCTTGAAAAGATTAAAAATTATTTTGAGCCATCATTAAGTTATAGGGCTCAGTGCAGAGCCTCAATATGTGGAACCTGTGCAGTAAAAGTAAACGATACACATATATTAGCCTGTAAAACAAAAGCAAAAGATATGGCAAAAGATAATACAATTTTTATTGAGCCGGTTTCTAATTTGCCTGTTATAAAAGATTTGGTAGTTGAACAAAGTATATTTTATATAGATAAATTAAAGAAAGCAAAACCTTGGTTTGAACCAAAAGAGCAGTTTGAACCGGTTTATCCTAAGGATTTAGAAATTTATGACAAAGAAACAGATTGTATATTATGTGGTATCTGTTATAATGTCTGTCCGGCAGTAAATACAGATAAAGAGTTTTCACCTATTAATTTTGTAAAAATATTTAGATTTTGGAAAGATAAAAATGATAAGCTTCAAGATGAAAGAGTTATAATAGCAAATGAAAATCATATAACAAGCTGTATCCATTGTAAATATTGTAGTTTATCCTGTCCTAAAAATATTCCGGTAGAGACAGATATATTACAGATAGAGTTTTACGGAAAACAAAAAGGTTATATACAGCAACAAAATCAAGGATTTGGCTTTGGATTTGGGTTTTAA
- a CDS encoding RsmD family RNA methyltransferase: MKNLRPTSSKVLQALFNILYSVKDKSFLDLFAGTGEIGITALKKGAKDVVFVEIEKKRAEDIKRKLKKFSIQGEVHNLDAIKFLRNIDKKFDIIFADPPYDYKFYDKLIEEAMKKLNKDGIFILEHRVDKDFENYFDKRIYGDTVLTFWRKEE; encoded by the coding sequence ATGAAAAATTTAAGACCAACTTCATCAAAAGTTTTACAGGCTTTGTTTAATATCTTATATTCTGTAAAAGATAAATCCTTCCTTGATTTATTTGCCGGAACCGGAGAAATAGGAATAACTGCTTTAAAAAAAGGAGCAAAAGATGTTGTGTTTGTTGAAATTGAAAAAAAGAGAGCAGAAGATATAAAAAGAAAATTAAAAAAATTTTCCATTCAAGGCGAAGTCCATAATTTAGATGCAATAAAATTTTTAAGAAATATAGACAAAAAATTTGATATTATATTTGCAGACCCACCTTATGATTATAAATTTTATGATAAATTAATAGAAGAAGCTATGAAAAAATTAAATAAAGATGGTATTTTTATTTTAGAGCATAGAGTAGATAAAGATTTTGAAAATTATTTTGATAAAAGGATTTATGGAGATACTGTATTAACATTTTGGAGAAAAGAGGAATGA
- the coaD gene encoding pantetheine-phosphate adenylyltransferase codes for MSKICVYPGTFDPVHLGHIDIVRRALNIFETVVVAIAENPKKKPLFSIKERVDLFQNAVKEFDGRVIVESFEGLLVDFMKKYNTKICVRGVRLFTDFEYELQIAMTNYKLDKVETFFMMPSQDLIHISSTIVKDIAFHFGSLDGLVTEYTAEALRKKVREVLKK; via the coding sequence ATGAGCAAAATATGTGTATATCCCGGAACATTTGACCCGGTTCATCTTGGACATATTGATATAGTCAGAAGAGCTTTAAATATATTTGAAACAGTTGTTGTAGCCATTGCTGAAAATCCAAAGAAAAAACCTCTATTTTCTATAAAAGAAAGGGTAGATTTATTCCAAAATGCAGTAAAAGAGTTTGATGGTAGAGTAATAGTAGAAAGTTTTGAAGGACTTCTTGTTGATTTTATGAAAAAATATAACACAAAAATATGTGTAAGAGGAGTAAGATTATTTACAGATTTTGAGTATGAATTACAAATAGCAATGACAAATTATAAACTTGATAAAGTAGAAACATTTTTTATGATGCCATCACAAGATTTAATACATATAAGTTCTACTATTGTAAAAGATATTGCATTTCATTTTGGCTCATTAGATGGTCTTGTTACAGAATATACTGCAGAAGCTCTTAGAAAAAAAGTTAGAGAGGTTTTAAAAAAGTGA
- a CDS encoding VIT1/CCC1 transporter family protein, giving the protein MLNDIEKAKQFYIAERNDYFLYKKIAEHTKDKNLKEKIEYISKMEEKHSNFWKYYIESRGESVPQEKINKFKLNLIIFLQKFIHPLLLISILEAGESNSVKGYYQFLQNANLNEYEKTSLKNIISDELEHEDFFRLKLEDFGMENIRDFILGMNDGLVEILGVVAGFSGVYINNPQIVGISGLIVGIAGALSMGIGAYISVKSQKEVNIANLEKNKILFDINPEKALTEFEKKLKESNVPEDIAKNVINDLKSKNINLSNLFIEEIKENEIKSGLFTGFAYLVGVIFPVIPFFIVNNSIVGFGLSLIFTIIVLSIVGTFTAIFSNISIKKKIIEMITAVFVAGSLSFGFGKLMQALFGIEV; this is encoded by the coding sequence GTGTTAAATGATATAGAAAAAGCAAAACAATTTTATATAGCAGAAAGGAATGATTATTTTTTATATAAAAAAATTGCTGAACATACAAAAGATAAAAATCTCAAAGAAAAGATAGAATATATATCCAAAATGGAAGAAAAACATTCTAATTTTTGGAAATATTATATAGAATCAAGAGGAGAATCAGTTCCACAGGAAAAAATAAATAAATTTAAACTAAATCTTATTATTTTTTTACAAAAATTTATCCATCCTTTATTATTAATATCTATTTTAGAAGCTGGAGAATCAAATTCTGTAAAGGGATATTATCAATTTTTACAAAATGCGAATTTAAACGAATATGAAAAAACATCTTTAAAAAACATAATTTCAGATGAGTTAGAACATGAAGATTTTTTCAGGTTAAAATTAGAAGATTTTGGAATGGAAAATATAAGAGATTTTATTCTTGGGATGAATGATGGATTGGTTGAGATACTTGGTGTTGTGGCCGGTTTTTCAGGTGTATATATAAATAATCCTCAGATAGTAGGAATAAGCGGATTGATAGTTGGAATTGCCGGTGCATTATCTATGGGAATAGGAGCTTATATTTCTGTAAAATCTCAAAAAGAGGTAAATATAGCAAATTTAGAAAAAAATAAAATCTTATTTGATATTAATCCGGAAAAAGCCCTAACTGAATTTGAAAAAAAATTAAAAGAATCAAATGTTCCGGAAGATATTGCAAAAAATGTAATAAATGATTTAAAAAGTAAAAATATAAATTTATCTAATTTATTTATTGAAGAAATAAAAGAAAATGAAATAAAATCAGGTTTATTTACAGGATTTGCTTATTTAGTTGGTGTAATTTTTCCGGTTATCCCATTTTTTATTGTTAATAACTCTATTGTAGGATTTGGTTTATCTTTAATATTTACAATTATTGTTTTATCAATAGTAGGAACATTTACAGCTATATTTTCAAATATATCTATCAAGAAGAAAATTATAGAAATGATAACAGCAGTTTTTGTAGCCGGTTCTTTATCTTTTGGATTTGGTAAATTAATGCAGGCTTTATTTGGCAT